ACCTCGCCCTATGGCGGCACCACCACCGTCGTCCTGCTGCCCACACCCCTGCTGCACGCCGGAACCCCGGAACGGGCGGACACCACCCAGGAACACGCGATGGAGCACCACTACGCGCGCGTGCCCGACCCGGAAGCACTTCACATGAACGGCAACTCCGTGCCCGCCCAGGGGCCACGCCCCGCCATCGCCGCCGCCGTACACGCTGTGCCGGACACCGACACGGCTCACGACACCCCAACGCCCCCGGGCGTCACCGCCCTGCGCCTGCACAGGCAGCCCGCGAACAACGCAGACAACACCGACGACGAATCACCGGACGGACTGCCCAAGCGGGTGCGGCAGGCGAGCCTCGCGCCCCAGCTGCGCGAGCGGCCCGAGGAGCAGAACGGCGCCGCACAGCGACCGGAATCCGACGCACGGACGCCCGAAGAGGCGCGGCAGCGCATGGCGGCGTTCCGTGACGGCTGGGTCCGGGGCGGCGGCCGCCCACCAGGAGCCGGCTCAGGACCCGTGCCCCGCAGCGACAGCACCGAAGGAGATCCCACATGATCCAGGACCCGACCATGGACGCCGCGCCCCGGTCCGGAGAACTCGACTGGCTCCTCGACGACCTGGTGCAGCGCGTGGCCGAGCTGAGGCACGCGGTCGTCCTGTCCAACGACGGACTCGCAGTCGGCGCGTCGAGCGCTCTCGGCCGCGAGGACGCCGAACACCTGGCCGCCGTCGCCTCCGGCTTCCACAGTCTCGCCAAGGGGGCGGGCCGGCACTTCGGAGCGGGCGGCGTCCGCCAGACCATGGTCGAGATGGACGACGGATTTCTCTTCGTCGCGGCCGCTGGCGACGGTTCCTGCCTCGCCGTCCTCAGCACGGCCGACGCCGACATCGGCCTCGTCGCGTACGAGATGGCCCGCATGGTCAAGCGGGTCGGCGAACACCTCTACACCCCACCGCGGTTCGCCGCGCACCCGCCCGCCGCCGGATGACCGGACGGCCACGACGATGAACGATCACGGGCACAGGGACGACCAGGGACGGGGCAGCCCCGACCGGTCGGGCAGCCAGTGGTACGACAACGAGGCCGGGCCCCTGGTCCGCCCGTACGCGATGACCGGCGGGCGCACGTCGTCCGGGCCCAGAGGGGTGCGCTTCGACCTGATCGCACTCGTCAAGCTCGACGACGCCGCGCCCGGCAAGGACGACGACACGGCGCTCGGCCCCGAGCACAGGGCGCTCATCGAGCTGTGCCGCACCGAGACGCAGTCGGTCGCCGAACTCGCCGCGGGCACCGACCTCCCCGTAGGGGTGGTCAGGGTGCTCCTGGGCGACCTGCTCGACATGGGCTGCGTCAAGGTCAGCCGGCCCGTGCCGCCCGCACAGCTACCCGACGAAAAGATCTTGAGGGAAGTCATCGATGGCCTCCGAGCACTCTGAAGAGACGAACGCCGACCACGCCGACCACGCCGACAACTCCGCCCTGGCTCTGAAGATCCTGGTCGCGGGCGGATTCGGGGTGGGCAAGACCACCCTGGTCGGCGCCGTCAGCGAGATCCGGCCCCTGCGCACCGAGGAACTGCTCAGCGAACTCGGCCAGAACGTGGACGACACCGGAGCGGTGGAGCGCAAGACCACGACGACCGTCGCCATGGACTTCGGCCGCATCACCATCCGGTCCGGCCTCTCGCTCTATCTGTTCGGCACGCCCGGGCAGGACCGTTTCTGGTTCCTCTGGGACGAGCTGTCACAGGGCGCGCTGGGCGCCGTCGTCCTGGCGGACACCCGACGGCTCGAGGACAGCTTCCCCGCCGTGGACTACTTCGAGCACCGGCGCATCCCGTTCGTCGTGGCGGTCAACTGCTTCACGAACGCGCGTGCTTACGGTGCCCGCGAGGTGTCTCGCGCCCTCGACCTCGACCGCGGGACACCCGTCGTGCTGTGCGACGCCCGCGACCGCGACTCGGGAAAGGAGGTGCTGATCCGGCTCGTCGAGTACGCCGGGCGGATGCACACCGCCCGGCTTCTCGACTCCGTGAGCTGACGTGCGACGTCGTCAGTCGGTGAGCCCCGCCAGGGCCACGACCTTCTCGATCCGTACGCGCACCAGGAGCTCGCCGGGCACGCCGTTGCGCTCGCCGAACTCCTGGGCGCGGTCCTCGCCCATGTAACGCCCGCCGATCCGTGCGGCCGAGTCCCGCACCTGCCCCAGGTCCTCCACGAGTTCGGCGCGGCCCTCGATCACCGCGAAGGAGAACGGCGGCCGATCGTCGTCCACGCACAGGGCCACTCGGTTGTCCCGAGCGAGGTTGCGCCCCTTCACGGTGTCCTTGCCGGTGTTGAACAGGACGTTCTCGCCGTCGAGTACGAACCAGACGGGCGCGATGTGCGGGCTGCCGTCGGGCCGCACGGTGGACAGCTTGGCGGTACGGGTGCCCTCGGAGACGAACGCCCGCCATTCCTCATCGGTCATCTTGTGTGCCATGGGGTCATCCTGCTTGCCGAGACGCCGACCGTGGGGAAGGCTGGCGAAACAGATCCTCCGGGTAGGGGAGCGATCGGGAATGGGGGAGACGGGATCATGGCGGACAACGAAGGGCTCGGCTGGCTGCTGGACGACCTGACGGAGCGTGTCGAACATGTGCGCCACGCTCTCGTTCTGTCCAACGACGGTCTGGTCACCGGGGCGAGCAGCGAGCTCAGGCGGGAGGACGCCGAGCATCTGGCTGCCGTGTCGTCCGGTCTGCACAGCCTGGCCAAGGGATCTGGGCGGCACTTCGGTGCGGGCGGGGTCCGGCAGACGATGATCGAGTTCGACGACGCCGTGCTTTTCGTGACGGCGGCCGGCGACGGCAGCTGCCTGTGCGTCCTCAGCTCGGCCGAGGCCGACATCGGCCAGGTCGCGTACGAGATGACGCTGCTCGTCAATCGGGTAGGCGAGCACCTCGGCGTGGGAGCCCGTCGAGCAGAAGGTTCTTGACCTGCGCAAACGCCGAGCCGTTCGGAGTTATCCACAGGATCAGCGGCGCGGGCGGGTTTCGGGCTACGGTTTTTCCCGGGAGCGATCACGACTCACGGGGGAGATCAGACATGGGTGGCAACACCATCACGACACCGGCCACGCGGGTACCCGCCGCCTCGCTCGCACAGAGCAGGGCGGCTCGCGAACTGGGGCTGAAGCGAGGCGAGTTCGAGCTGGCGGTACGACTCGGGCGCGTCCGCACCGTACCGGCCGACGCCGGCGGGCGCCGCCGCGTGGCCCGCGAGGAGATCGAGCGGGTGCGTGACACCGCGGGCTTCCCGGATTCGCTGCGGGAGCAGGTCCGGGCCGTGGGGACCACGGAAGGCGCGGGCCTCATGGACATCACCACGGCCAGGTTCACCCGGCTCGCCCGCGCGGGGATGCTGACGCCGGTCCGCTTCTACCTGAACCGGTACCGAGCCGTGGTCTGGCTCTATCTCGCCGAGGAGCTGAGGGAGTTCGCGGCGGCCGAGGTCAACGCACCGCTGATGACGGGACGCGCACCCGACCGTATCCGCGCCCGCCTCGACGCGGGGATCGACCTGCGGCCCCGCAACTGGCGGTCGCGGCACGCGGGCCACCTGCTCGGGCAGAGCGACGACGCATGGGAGCGCGCCGCAGCGGTCGCGTCCCTCCTCGACCCGGTGACGGTCCTGGAACTCGTCAAGTGCCCTTACGAGCGCGGATATCTGAGCAAACTGCGGCCCGAGTCGACCGGACACGGGGCGCCCGACTCGCTGTCGGCACGCATCGCCGAGCGGATCATGACGGCGGACGATCCGCACGAGATCAGCTGGCTCAGGGCGAGCCTGCTCCTCAGCCTGGCGGAGGCGCGCGGCCTGCGACCCGCGCCGCGACCGAGTGCGGACTTCCCCGCGGTGGTCCCTCCGGCGCCGGATGTGGTGCTGGCGGAACCGTCAAAGGCTACGGGCGAGCAGAGTCCGCCCGACACCGAGCCACTCCGCCCGTCGCGCGGATTGCTCGGCTGGCTCCGCCGCAGAGGAGCCTGAACCGGTCCCGTGGCGGCGGCAGTTCGCAAGCGTGGGCCTATTCGACGGCGTCGAGATCCTTGGCGTAGTGCTCGATGGCCGGCCGGTACGCGATCAGGTCCGGGTCGCCGCTCGTCTCCGCGAGGACGGTCAGCAGCAGCCGCATCCCGTCGTGCGCGCGTCCCACGTTGTACAGGGACATGGCCAGGAACGTCTTGAGGGCCTTGTCCTCGGGGAAATCGGTGGTGCCGCTGCTCAGTGTGGCGACCGCCTCGGGGTAGCGGCCAAGAGCGCGGTACGTGCTGCCCAGACCGAGCAGCGCGCCACGCCGGTCGTCCGGGCTCAGGCCCGAGCCGGCGAGTGCCCGTGCGTAGTAGGGGACGGCGTCGGCCTCGAGTCCGAGCGTGTCGTGGACCCAGGCTGTCTGGTACGCGATCTCGGCGTCGTCGGGGAACCGGGTGGACAGCGCGACGAGCCGCTCGCGGGCCTCTTCGCGCAGGCCGTCCTCGCGCAGCCGCACGGCCCGCGCGAGCGACGCGTCCCGGTCGTCGGCTCCGGTCACTCCCCGAGCTTCCGGAAGAGGCCCTCTTGCACCACGGACACGAGGAGATGTCCGTCGGCGTCGTAGATCCGGCCGCGGGCCAGACCACGGCCGCCCGTCGCGATCGGGGATTCCTGGTCGTACAGGAACCACTCGTCGGCGCGGAAGGGACGGTGGAACCACATGGCGTGGTCGAGCGAAGCCATGTCGAAACCGCGCTGCCCCCACAGCGGCTCCACGGGGATGCGCACGGCATCGAGGAGGGTCATGTCGCTCGCGTACGTGAGCGCGCAGGTGTGCACGAGCGGGTCGTCGCCGAGGGGCCCGACCGCGCGCATCCACACCGCGCTGCGCGGCTCGGCGCTCTCGATGTCCTCCGGGGACCAGCGCAGCCGGTCCACATACCGGATGTCGAAGGGCTGGCGACGCGCCATGAGCTCCAACGCGTCGGGCAGCGTGCCCAGATGAGCACTCACCTCGTCGGCGATCGTCGGCAGGGACTCCGGATCGGGAACCTCGCGCGCCGGCGGCAGCTGGTGCTCGAAGCTCCCGTCCTCGGGCTTGTGGAAGGAGGCGGTCAGATTGAAGATCGTGCGGCCCTGCTGCACGGCGGTGACGCGGCGCGTCGTGAACGACCGGCCGTCGCGGACCCGTTCGACCTGGTACACGATGGGCACACCGGGGCGGCCCGGACGCAGGAAGTACGCGTGCAGCGAGTGCACGGGCCGGTCGCCCTCAGTGGTGCGGCCCGCGGCGACGAGCGCCTGGCCGGCCACCTGGCCGCCGAAGACCCGCTGCAGGGACTCCTGCGGGCTGCGGCCCCGGAAGATGTTGACCTCGATCTGCTCCAGGTCGAGCAGGTCGACGAGCCGCTCAGCTGGGTTCGTCATGCGTTGTTCTCTCATCTCTGCACCGCGCTCCGGGCGCTGCGTCCGGGGTGCGCGACCGGGTCAGGACCTACAGCTGGCCGACATCCGTGACGCGGACGACCGCACGGCCCTCCGCGTCGGACGCCTCGAGGTCGACCTCGGCGCTGATGCCCCAGTCGTGATCGCCATTCGGATCGGCGAACGTCTGGCGCACCCGCCACAGGCCGTGGGCGGCGTTCTCCTCGATCTGCAGCAGTTTCGGCCCGCGGGCGTCGGGACCGGTGCCGAGATCTTCGTACTCGTCCCAGTACTTGTCCATGGCCTCGCCCCAGGCGTCCGCGTCCCAGCCCGCGTCGGCGTCCAGCTCGCCCAGTTCGTCGACGTTGTCGAGGGCGGCCAGCTCGACCCGGCGGAACATGGCGTTGCGGACGAGCACACGGAACGCGCGCGCGTTCGCCGTGACCGGCTTGACCTGGTCGGCCTTCTCCTGGGCCTCCTCGGCCGTCATGACCTCGGGGTTGGCGAGCTGCTCCCACTCGTCGAGGAGGCTGGAGTCGACCTGGCGGACCATCTCGCCCAGCCAGGCGATCAGGTCTTCGAGGTCCTCGGACTTGAGGTCGTCGGGGACCGTGTGCTCAAGGGTCTTGTACGCGCCGGCGAGGTACCGCAGGACGATGCCCTCGGTGCGGGCGAGCTCGTAGAAGGACACGAACTCCGTGAAGGTCATGGCCCGTTCGTACATGTCGCGGATCACGGACTTCGGCGACAGCGGGTGGTCACCCACCCACGGGTGGCTCCTGCGGTACACGTCGTACGCGTGGAAGAGCAGCTCCTCCAGGGGCTTCGGGTACGTGATGTCCTGGAGCCGCTCCATGCGGTCCTCGTACTCGACGCCGTCGGACTTCATCGCCGCAACAGCCTCACCGCGCGCCTTGTTCTGCTGGGCGGCGAGGATCTGGCGCGGGTCGTCGAGCGTCGACTCCACGACGGACACCATGTCGAGCGCGTACGACGGCGAGTCCGGGTCGAGCAGGTCGAACGAGGCGAGGGCGAACGTCGACAGCGGCTGGTTGAGCGCGAAGTCCTGCTGGAGATCGACCGTCAGCCGGACGATCCGGCCCGTGGAGTCGGGCTCGTCGAGCTTCTCGACGATGCCGCCGTCGAGGAGCGAGCGGTAGATGGCGATCGCGCGGCGGATGTGCCGCAGCTGCTGCTTGCGTGGCTCGTGGTTGTCCTCGAGGAGGTGGCGCATGGCGGCGAAGGCGTTGCCGGGGCGGGCAATGACCGCGAGCAGCATCATGTGCGTCACCCGGAAGCGGGACGTCAGCGGCTCCGGAGCCGAGCCGATCAGTTTCTCGAAGGTGTTCTCAGTCCAGCCGACGAAGCCCTCGGGGGCCTTCTTGCGGACCACCTTGCGGCGCTTCTTCGGGTCGTCTCCCGCCTTCGTGAGCGCCTTCTCGTTCTCGATGACGTGCTCGGGCGCCTGCGCCACGACGAGGCCCGCCGTGTCGAAGCCGGCCCGCCCGGCCCGGCCCGCGATCTGGTGGAACTCCCGCGCGCGCAGGGTCCGCACCCGCGTTCCGTCGTACTTCGTCAGAGCGGTGAACAGGACGGTACGGATGGGCACGTTGACCCCCACGCCCAGCGTGTCCGTGCCGCAGATGACCTTCAAGAGGCCCGCCTGCGCGAGCTTCTCCACCAGGCGCCGGTACTTGGGCAGCATGCCCGCGTGGTGCACGCCGATCCCGTGCCGCACGTAGCGCGACAGATTGCGGCCGAACTTGGTGGTGAAGCGGAAGTTGCCGATCAGGTCGGCGATCTTCTCCTTCTCCTCGCGCGTGCACATGTTGATGCTCATGAGTGCCTGCGCCCGCTCGACGGCCTGCGCCTGTGTGAAGTGCACGATGTAGACCGGGGCCTGCCGGGTGTCGAGCAGCTCGGTCAGCGTCTCCGTGAGCGGCGTGAGCCGGTACTCGTAGGAAAGGGGAACCGGACGCGTCGCGGAGCTGACCACGGACGTGGGGCGGCCGGTCCGCCGCGTCAGGTCCTTCTCGAACATGGCGACGTCGCCGAGCGTCGCCGACATCAGGATGAACTGCGCCTGGGGGAGTTCGAGCAGGGGAATCTGCCAGGCCCAGCCGCGGTCGCCCTCCGCGTAGAAGTGGAACTCGTCCATCACGACCTGGCCGATATCGGCCCGCGCCCCGTCGCGCAGCGCGATGGACGCGAGGATCTCGGCGGTGCAGCAGATCACGGGGGCGTCGGCGTTGACCGACGCATCACCCGTGAGCATGCCGACGTTCTCCGTGCCGAAGAGCTTGCACAGCTCGAAGAACTTCTCGGAGACCAGCGCCTTGATCGGTGCCGTGTAGAAGGTGACCTCGTCCCGTGCGAGGGCCGCGAAGTGGGCACCGGCGGCGATCATGCTCTTGCCGGATCCCGTGGGCGTCGAGACGATCACGTTCGCCCCCGACACCACCTCGATCAGCGCCTCCTCCTGGTGGGGATAGAGGGTGATCCCGCGCTCCACAGCCCACGACTCGAAAGCCTCGTAGAGGGCGTCGGGGTCGGCGGTCTGCGGCAGCTGATCGATAAGGGTCACGCCCCCATCTTGCCTGCCTTCCGACCCGATCCGGCAATCGGTTGCCTGCACGAAGATCACGAAAGGTACGCTGTGGCGCCGACGGAGCGTCAGGACGTGGTGGCCCGGGTGGGGACAACTGGGCACCGACACAAGTGGAATGGGGCGGAACGCAGCCATGATGGGACCGGCACACTCGCTGTCAGGAGCAGCGGCCTGGCTGGGGGTGGGCGCGGCCGCGGCCGCGACCGGACACCCCATGCCCTGGCCCGTCGTGCTCGTCGGGGCACTGATCTGCGCGGGCGCGGCCCTCGCCCCCGACCTGGACCACAAGGCGGCCACCATCTCGCGGGCCTTCGGCCCGGTGTCGCGCGGCCTGTGCGAGATCGTCGACAAGCTGTCGTACGCGGTCTACAAGGCGACCCGTATGAAGGGCGACCCGCGCCGTTCCGGCGGACACCGCACCCTCACGCACACCTGGCTGTGGGCGGTCCTCATCGGCGCCGGCGCCTCCGCCGCGGCGATATTCGGCGGGCGCTGGGCGGTCCTCGCCCTCCTCTTCGTCCACATGGTGCTGGCCATCGAGGGCCTGCTGTGGCGGGCGGCACGCGGCTCCAGCAGCGATGTCCTGGTGTGGCTGCTCGCCGGGACCAGCGCCTGGATCCTCGCCGGAGTCCTCGACAAGCCGGGCAACGGGTCGGACTGGCTGTTCACGCAGCCCGGCCAGGAGTACCTGTGGCTGGGCCTGCCCATCGTCCTGGGCGCCCTCGTGCACGACATCGGGGACGCGCTCACGGTCTCCGGCTGCCCGGTCCTGTGGCCCATCCCCATCGGCCGCAAGCGCTGGTACCCGATCGGCCCGCCCAAGATGATGCGCTTCCGAGCGGGCAGCTGGGTCGAGCTCAAGGTGCTGATGCCGGTGTTCATGCTGCTCGGCGGAGTGGGGTGCGCGGCCGCGCTCAACGTCATCTGAGCCGTCGCGCGCCCGTAGAGGGTGTCCGACGGGTCATGGCCGCAGTCGCGCCTGATCCGCCGGACACCCCTTGCTCCCTTGCCCCGCATGCGGTCACCCGTGCCAGGACCGCCACAGTGCCGCGTACGCGCCGTCGGCCGCGACCAGCTGGTCATGGCTGCCGAGCTCCCTGATCCGCCCCTCCTCGACCACGGCGATCACATCCGCGTCGTGCGCGGTGTGCAGCCGGTGGGCGATGGCGACGACCGTGCGGCCGTCCAGGACCCTGCCGAGCGAACGCTCCAGGTTCCTGGCCGCCCGGGGATCGAGCAGCGAGGTCGCCTCGTCCAGGACCAGGGTGTGCGGATCGGCGAGGACCAGGCGGGCCAGGGCGATCTGCTGGGCCTGTGCCGGGGTCAGGGCCACCGCGCCCGAGCCGACCTCGGTGTCGAGGCCCCCGTCGAGCGCCCGCGCCCAGCCGTCCGCGTCGACCGCGCCAAGGGCCGCCCACAGCTCGCCGTCCTCGGCCCCGGTGCGGGCCAGCCGCAGATTGTCGCGCAGGGAGCCGACGAATACGTGGTGCTCCTGGTTGACCAGCGCCACGTGCGAGCGCACGCGCTCGGCGGGCATCCGGGAGAGCTCGGCGCCCCCCAACGTGACCTGGCCGGCCCGCGGCGCGTAGATCCCGGCGAGGAGCCGGCCGAGCGTGGACTTGCCCGCTCCGGACGGCCCGACCAGGGCGAGCCGCGTCCCCGGCCGCACGTCGAGCGACACCTCGCGCAGCACGTCGACGCCCGCCCGGTACCCGAAGTGAACGTCGTCGGCCTGCACGTGCCGTCCGTCCGGCGCCACCGTGGCGTCGCCTGCGTCAGGCTCGATGTCCCGGACCCCCACGAGCCGGGCCAGCGACACCTGGGCGACCTGGAGCTCGTCGTACCAGCGCAGGATCAGGCCCAGCGGGTCGACCAGCATCTGGGCGATCAGCGCGCCCGTGGTCAGCTGCCCGACGCCGATCCAGCCCTGAAGTACGAAGACTCCGCCGATCAGGAGCACCGCGCACAGGACTGTCACGTGCGTGGCGTTGATGACCGGGAAGAACACCGACCGCAGATAGAGCGTGTAGCGCTCCCACGCCGTCCACTCCTTGACCCGCTGGTCGGACATCCCCACGCGGCGGGCGCCGAGCCGGTGCGCCTCGATGGTGCGCCCGGCGTCGACGGTCTCCGCGAGGGCCGCGGCCACCGCGGCGTAGCCGGCGGCCTCCGAGCGGTATGCGGACGGGGCCCGCTTGAAGTACCAGCGGCAGCCGACGACGAGCAGCGGTACCGCGACGAGGACCGCCGGTGCCAGTGGCGGAGCGGTCACGGCGAGACCGCCGAGGAGCAGCCCCACCCACACGACGCCGATGGACAGCTGGGGAACGGCCTCGCGCATCGCGTTGGCCAGCCGGTCGATGTCGGTGGTGATGCGCGAGAGGAGGTCACCGGTGCCGGCCCGTTCGAGCACGCCGGGCGGCAGACCCACCGCGCGCACGAGGAAGTCCTCACGCAGGTCCGCCAGCATCCGCTCGCCGAGCATCGCGCCCCGCAGCCGCACCTGCCGTACGAACACGGCCTGGACGACGAGCGCGACGACGAACACGGTGATGGTGCTGCCCAGATGCTCCACGCGCAGCCGGTCCGTGCCGTCCGAGACGTCCTGGACCAGGGCGCCGAGCAGGTAGGGGCCGACCATCGACGCCACGACGGCGATCGTGTTCACGCCGATGAGCAGCAGAAACGCTCGCCGGTGCCGCTGGTACAGCTCGCGGACGTAGGACCGTACGGTCGCCGGGGCACCGACGGGCAGCGTGTTCGCCGTGGTCGGGGCCGCCGGGTCGTAGGCCGGTGGCGCCAGGCCGATCATGCCGTCTCCTCGATCTCGGTGAGTTCTGCGATGCCGGGGTCGCCGATGCCGGGTTCGCCGCGCAGAGGGGTGCCGCCGTTCTGGGACAGGGCCGCCGACGCCGCCTCTTCGTCGGTCTCGCGGGTCACGACGGCCCGGTACCGGGGCTCGGTGAGCACCAGCTCCCGGTGCTCACCGACCGCCGCGACCGTGCCCTCGTGGACCAGGACGACCCGATCGGCACGATCGAGCAGCAGCGGGGACGAGGTGAGCACCACGGTCGTACGCCCACTGCGCAGCGCCCGCAGGCCGTCGGCGATCCTGGCCTCGGTGTGGGAGTCGACGGCGGACGTCGGCTCGTCGAGGACCAGTGCCTCCGGGTCGGTGACCAGGGACCGCGCAAGAGCGAGCCGCTGCCGCTGGCCTCCGGAGAGGGAACGGCCGCGCTCGGTGATCCGCGCGTTCATCGGGTCGTCGTCCAGCGACGCCTGCGAGAGCGCGTCCAGTACGTCGGCGCACTGCGCCGCGGCCAGAGCCGCCTCGGGGCGTACGGATCCCGAGGAGGGGACATCGAGCAGTTCGGCGAGCGTGCCGGACAGCAGCACGGGGTCCTTGTCCTGGACGAGGACGGCGGTGCGGGCCGTGTCCAGGGGCAGCTCGTCGAGCGGCACCCCGCCGAGCAGCACGGAGGGCAGGGAGCCCGGATCCGAACTCGGATCCGAACCGGTCCCGCTGTCCGCGTCCGTGGGGTGTCCCCCAAGCCGGTCCGCGAGCCGGCCCGCGAGATCCGGGTCGCCGCACACCACTGCGGTGAACAGGCCCTCGGGGGCCAGCAGCCCCGTCACCGGGTCGTACAGGTCTCCGGCCGGTGCCTCGGCGGTGCGGAGTCCGCCCGGCTCCGTGACCCGTTCGATGGAGAGGACGCGTGCCGCGCGCTGGGCCGAGGGGCGCGAGAAGGAGTACGCCATGGCGATCTCCTCGAAGTGCCGCAGCGGGTAGTTGAGGATCATCACGGCGCTGTACACGGTGACGAGTTCACCGACGGTGATCCGGCCCTGGCGGGCCAGCTCGATGCCGTACCAGACGACCGCGATCAGCAGCAGGCCCGGCAGCAGTACCTGGACCGCGGAGATCAGGGACCACATGCGGGCGCTGCGGACGGCGGCCGTGCGGACCTCCTGCGAAGCGCGGCGGTAGCGGTCGAGGAACAAC
The DNA window shown above is from Streptomyces sp. NBC_01445 and carries:
- a CDS encoding ABC transporter ATP-binding protein encodes the protein MQIHDLPYPDPGLPDARSGPRFLLWLGRNQLGGQLKSLSWGLLHFLSVASLPYGVGFAVQAVVDGSGSRLALAGGLILLLGASLALGDTMLHRTAVTNWITAAARVQQLLARRTAALGAALTRRVAAGEVVAVSTGDVEKIGWFVEALSRFAAAALTVVVVCVGLVLYQPALGIVVAIGMPVLALAVLPLLPRATRRADQQREKAGRATELASDTVAGLRVLRGIGGEELFLDRYRRASQEVRTAAVRSARMWSLISAVQVLLPGLLLIAVVWYGIELARQGRITVGELVTVYSAVMILNYPLRHFEEIAMAYSFSRPSAQRAARVLSIERVTEPGGLRTAEAPAGDLYDPVTGLLAPEGLFTAVVCGDPDLAGRLADRLGGHPTDADSGTGSDPSSDPGSLPSVLLGGVPLDELPLDTARTAVLVQDKDPVLLSGTLAELLDVPSSGSVRPEAALAAAQCADVLDALSQASLDDDPMNARITERGRSLSGGQRQRLALARSLVTDPEALVLDEPTSAVDSHTEARIADGLRALRSGRTTVVLTSSPLLLDRADRVVLVHEGTVAAVGEHRELVLTEPRYRAVVTRETDEEAASAALSQNGGTPLRGEPGIGDPGIAELTEIEETA